In Astyanax mexicanus isolate ESR-SI-001 chromosome 24, AstMex3_surface, whole genome shotgun sequence, the genomic stretch tactctgtgtgtgtgtgtgtgttctgtttagGTGAGGACAGagtctactacacacacacacacacactgctgggtTGTGAAACATACAGAGCCCACCCTTGATATTAACATACCATTATTACCTAACCATTATTAATACTCACAACGGTGTTATAATACCATAataatatccctttcagacctgcATCATTTACTATGGACATTGATGTGCAGAACACTGAGATTAATTGAGACCTGTTCTCTAttagaatagatcataaaccagccaatgataaagcagcttagccccgcccactgcactatacaaaaaaaatcagcaactcagtcattagggcatgtcagcactacagaacaaattaGACAAAGTAAtacaaacttatttatttatttgttttttttatatatatatatatataaatttatttctagcttttatcccattttcttcccaatttacaaggacaattaGTACAATTAGGACTGTTGTGATTCCCCAACACcaagaggaaagcgcagcgactcggttctgatacatcagctcacagatgcagccttgtgctgatccacatcaccctaggagtgatgatggGAAAGAAAGTGcactatctactgtacccacccagagagagcaaggacaattgtgctctctcggggttccggcagctgatgtcaagctgcatgaacaggatttgaactggtGACCTCCCAATGTACAAGCTCATTATTGCAAATTTAGTCTTAATTTgactgctccagagagtcctattctattggcagtacttctttacagcacagggactagataagctgtatgtgtgcctttgcacatttgtgtcagcaatgggtgcagcttaaTATACCTGAATTCAGCATTCATTAGAACAGGTAGGACAGGTGGCCACCAACTTGTAGGTGTTTATTGTAGGTGTGTGCTGCCCCCTGCTGGTAGAGTGTAGTAAAGCTGCATGCTCTGTGCGGGTGTTGATGTAGTACCTGTGTTAAGCATGTGGGGGCGGTGTTTGACTGGCTTACTCTCACAGTGTAGTATACAGAATTACCATGATTTGTAATAAAAACAGCTTTATGGCAttcactcctccaccagtcttacacactgcttttgggtgaccttatgtccAGTCCTTATAGTCTTTTGCAAACTTCATgctggctcttctttgcttcttaTTGATGAAGGGCTTTTTTCTAGCTGTACATGACTTGAGTCATCAGTTTCCAGCTCAACTCTTCTTTTGGTGCTCTTCAGCCCAGCTGCCatctgccattctttttgtaggtcacttgatgtcatcctgcggttgctgactgacattcaaataaatTTGTGGGTCAAACTAAAGACCTAACCTCTAACCTAAATTTAAAACCTGTGCAATGTAACCAAGAGGAAGAGATGGATGTTTACAAGCCATGAATTATTGGACTATGAGCATAATcagcataaggtcacccaaaagcagtgtgtaagactggtggaggataacataatgccaagatgcatgaaaactgtgtttaaaaatcagtgttattccactaaatattgatttctgaactcttaaaacattagtattgttgcttgttaatgaatataaacttgtttatattatattatattatattatattatattatattatattatgaattAGTGTTCATGTGTGTAGCTGTTTTGAAGAGTCCAGTAATGTTAGCTGCAGGCTGTGTGCTAATGGGATTATCAATCAGATTAACAAAGACTTTTCCTCCCtgactctacacacacacacacacacacacacatagatctGTAAGAAACTGCCTGTTCTACACTGTGTATTAACTCTTACATGCGCTGTTAACTAGCTTGTTAGTATAATCTGGGCTAGTGGTTGTGGTAAGTGTTTATAAttgatgttttgtgtgtgtgtgtgtgtgtgtagttgtgaagTTAGCTGGTTAGCTACCTACATTAGCCTCGTAGTTTAAATATGGACTCAGTGTTCTCTAAAAACAGAACTGATTGCTCTTGACCTACAGAGACAGTATACCAGGTGAACCACGCTTAAGCCCTGCTGAACTGATCCACCTGCAGTCACCTGTTGACCTGAAGAGATTGTTTGAACTAGGGTTAGCATTAACAGTTAGTTAGAATTTAGGGTTCTCCTGTACAGAAGACAATGTTTTTGTTTCATCAACTGCTGAAGTTTTCCTTGGTCAACCTGTTTAACATCTGTtacctagtacaccagtgatgactttcttctacAGAGCATTTCATAGTTGTACTGGctatagacaaaatatatgtgcaATGGCTCTCAGCTTTAAAATCACTTGTTTTTACCCATAGACCCTCATTGCTCTCTgattttcatgttggttactcctctataAATGCACATTAGCTGTTCCTTTACCTGCGAGCCTTTTAAAAGAATCCCAAACGTTTCTGTACCAATCAAATATTAAACcctaggagtgtgtgtgtgtgtgtgtgtgtgagggagttaGACGCCCGTGGGAAAAACACAGCTGTGTttgagtatgagagagagagatgtgtgtatGGACTTTGGTATGTTATGTCACATTTCaagagtgtgtttaagtgtgttaaGAGTGTGTAGAGTGAGTATATCTGAGAGTGTGTtaagagtgtgtttgagtgtgttaaGAGTGTGTAGAGTGAGTATATCTGAGAGTGTGTtaagagtgtgtttgagtgtgttaaGAGTGTGTAGAGTGAGTATATCTGAGAGTGTGTtaagagtgtgtttgagtgtgttaaGAGTGTGTAGAGTGAGTATATCTGAGAGTGTGTtaagagtgtgtttgagtgtgttaaGAGTGTGTAGAGTGAGTATATCTGAGAGTGTGTtaagagtgtgtttgagtgttgaTGACTCCTGCAAACCCACAGCAGTTAATGAAAAGGTGagctgaaattattattattattattattattattattattattattattattattattatccgtATTTTAAGGTCAGTGTGTGAAGATGAGGAAGGTCTAATGAAGGTCACCGTGACCCGTCTCCACTGACgctaatatgttgattaaacctCATGTTGACCTGTTGCCATAGTGATTTGTTATCAGTGATGAATTTCTTTTATAtgtgacacacacaaacatacacacacactcacacaacacacacacacacaacgttaACCTGTTTCATCCCAGAGCCTCCCACAGTGCCAGGTTGCACTTTCCTGACCTTTCAGAATAtatcactccacacacacacacacacacacacacacacagattggtCTATCTCTGGTTCCAGGTTCCTGTTGTGTGAAGAATGTTGAAGAACTTGATGGATAAAAAGGTaagtttttaaactgaaaaaaatggtgTACGtctgagtgggtggagctaaactgctatagatgtaaaagggtggagctaaactgctgtagatctgaatgggtggggctaaactaaactgctgtaggtctgagtgggtggggctaaactgctgtatatctgaatgggtggggctaaactgctgtatatctgaatgggtggggctaaactgctgtgcgtctgagtgggtggggctaaactgctatagatctaaaagggtggagctaaactgctgtagatctgaataggtggagctaaactgctgtgggtctgagtgggtggagctaaactgctgtatatctgaatgggtggggctaaactgctgtagatctaaaagggtggagctaaactaaacTGTTGTAGgtctgagtgggtggggctaaactgctgtagatctaaaagggtggagctaaactaaacTGTTGTAGgtctgagtgggtggggctaaactgctgtagctcTAAAAGGGTGGAGCTAAACAGATGTAggtctgaatgggtggagctaaactgttatATGCCTAATAAATAAATggatatatgtacatatatgaatTGTTGTGTGACATCATAACCACactttacagagtgtgtgtgtgtgcgtgtgtgtgtgtgtatgtgtgtgtagcagGCGATGGTGTCTGAGCATGCTCAGTGTGAATACTCAGGTATCCTGGGGGACAGCGAGGACAGTGATGAAGGTAAAActgatcatctatctatctatctatctatctatctatctatctatctatctatctatctatctatctatctatctatctatctatctatccatccatccatccatccatccatccatccatccatccatccatccatccatccatccatctatctatccatcacaGAGCCGATACCTGAGCCACTACTGGATACATCCTGGGATAAACTTTCCATCCTGAAGAGACTCGGAGTGGGGTGagctattacacacacacacacacacacacacacgcacacacacgcacacagacacaccacagtAATGCAGTGACCTCTCTGTATTCCAGCTGTGAGGAGATGACGGAGGAGGAAGCTGAGGTAAGCTCTGTTACTCACCTAATCACTTCCACACACTCACTACTGCCactttgaggatgccccacaggtgctcaatgaaactgaaacacctggttttagagcacaataattgattgtggtgacggacagttctggaggaaacaggagagttgaggtgcacattgaattctgcgtgatttgatcagccgtggttttatgttttttggatacaatccgggttagcacccgaacatccctttcagacagcttcctcttacagcgtccacagttaatcctgttggatgtggttggttcttctcggtggtatgctgacattaccctggataccgtggctcttgatgcatcacaaagacttgctgtcttggtcacagatgctccagcaagacgtgcaccaacaatttgtcctcttttgaactctggtatgtctcccataatgttgtgtgcattgcaatatttagagcagaactgtgctcttaccctgctaattgaaccttcacactctgctcttactggtgcaataatgtgcaattaatgaagattgaacaccaggctgctccaatttagccatgaaacctaaaatcccacactaaaatgatgacaggtgtttaaatttcattgtccaacccctgtagctccaCCTTTATGGTCACTTTTTGTGTTTCTAATGAAGAGAACAGTGTGTATGTACATATTTAAGTGTTCATGTATTTTCTGTTGAGTGTGCATTTGGTCAGTTTGCGATGGCGTTCCACTGTGATCAGTACACACTGACTCAGAGGCTGCGGGCGGAGGAGCATGATCGTGGTGTAGCGCTGGAGAACCTGCAGCTGGAGCTACAGAACACCAGAGACACTCTGCAGGTGCAGCGCCTACTCTTAACTAAACTCACCTGTCCTCAAATTCAGCAGTGCGcagttttactgtgtgtgtgtgtgtgtgtgtgtgtgtgtgtgttagatgctGTGTGAGTGTATGTCAAACAGTGAGGTGAAGGAGAGAGTGAAGCAGATGGAGGAGAGTCTGCAGACGATGGAGAACAGCATGGAGAACATCAtcagcactgcagaaacactGGGAGCTTCACACCAGGTACAacacaaacactgacacacacacacatacacacaatgggtcctatcttacaccatTCACAATTCACATcacgatgctcatcgctatcttacacccttcaaacagtctattttcacgccttaagcctgcatcgtttaaacagcagcagtgcttctgaatatatctactctgatgggcgtggtgttctggaaatgaggtgtgttcaggtacatttctggagttttgcttgtttatcttggtaacagaaaacacaggagctccactgactgaatacaacctagacagacgccaacagtcagacgttcatcgctatcttggcaatgcagtagtgcacaaacccaacttttacatcaacaattaacagaatacaaaataacatAAGTGTAAATGACCTGTatcttcacagcgtcaaccagcagctcagtttcctctgctgagaagagtttgttgaacacgtccaggtagctgcaccgtgaaaatagcaatccaccaaagtcagagctcacctgactcttaaagagaatgaaaaGCAAGtgatgctctgattggtttatttcacgttacgcccaaaattaaccacacccatgattaatttagagaattagtacatgccttttatgtGTTTCGAGCCatgaaggtgtacttttcccgtcgttacgataccAAATTTTTAAttcacaatttaaggtggaacagagagTTTGAGGAAGAAGCTGGTCCGATTTGCCAGATTGTCTTTGctgaaccatttaaggtggaacacaaTGCTCCAATAATAAATGGCCTGTATAAAGGAGCCAGAATGtaactgcagcatcatttaaggtggaacagggagTTTCAGTaagttttgagctgcacaagttgtaattttcccatcgttatgatagcaaagacacaatgacacgccctaaatcaagctgcacggtgcacagttgacgGCTCGCCTAGATATCACTACATTATGGCCCAATGTCTACGTTGTCTGACATGAAAGACCTAAAAGCTCTAAAGTAAAGTCCCTCAGGGACTTCAgtgtaaattgtgtgtgtgtttaggaggcTCGTATAAGTCGTGGGGTGGAGCTGATGGTTCTGCATGTGGAGAACCTGAAGAAACGTCACAGTTTGGAGAGCATGGAGCTCCTGCACACCAGGAGACTCCTGCAGAGCACCCGCGGAC encodes the following:
- the si:ch73-352p18.4 gene encoding inositol 1,4,5-triphosphate receptor associated 2 isoform X1; the encoded protein is MLKNLMDKKQAMVSEHAQCEYSGILGDSEDSDEEPIPEPLLDTSWDKLSILKRLGVGCEEMTEEEAECAFGQFAMAFHCDQYTLTQRLRAEEHDRGVALENLQLELQNTRDTLQMLCECMSNSEVKERVKQMEESLQTMENSMENIISTAETLGASHQEARISRGVELMVLHVENLKKRHSLESMELLHTRRLLQSTRGRLLSDSTVDGDLKQLSGGSHVTRRRVSITLIPTQSQLTDLEVKFLENCRSGEEAGSSNQEELKATNRRCFVLPVDGNVDQSTDGQDEEPSFDGLPSSLQATLRRRGRTPALLKSDQSSEEEESSSPECLHDSTAVHQSETCLSAGQPPRRSSCRRTLMILLLFSGVFIFITLLFLLLNQREPPPRRT